TTGTATCTTTTTTCATCTATCTTTTCCTTTTTGATTGCTTTGGTTTTAGTATTTGCTCTGAACTTTGGATAAATGGTGAACCCGAACAATTCGATAATTCGAACAGTAACTAAAGAAGGGTTGGTTCGTTCCACAGGTCTATAGATcaaccaattaaataaaatttaggaGTAAAAGATcatctttttttaagaaaatgatatgcGGAAAATAAGAATAATTTAGCTTTATGTAAAATTATCGGCAGAATCTTGGTTGTACGATGTTGACTTGGACCACTGGTTTTTTTGTATCTTCATTTGACTCGTTTGGTGAATCTTTCACCACAGGTTCGGGTCTGCCCAGAATTAATTAATATCTGAAAAATATTATGCAGGATGGGTATTTTACCCAGCATGGGTAATCGTtcttcaacataaaaatatctccaGCTGAACCatcatttatgattttattcgatacaaaaattattatttactcTTTGTAGAAACCCATAATTTTATACCACAACAAAAACAATTATGGGTTTCATATGTGGATGctatatctttatttttatattatatgtgaCGCAATAAGTATTTAGATGCGAAAGAGTTGCGATTTATCATCTCAAATGATATTTGTTCCTCTCTTTCTCCCATGTCAGGTGGCAGTTTCAGTTTCTTTGCTTCGTGTCATGGGTTTCTCTAAACAAAAAATGTTCCTGCCATTAATTCGTAAAAACATAAATCCGAAAATGAACATTTCTTGGCACCTATCAGTAATATCATACAGACTGATTCGATAAACTTTCATGTCACGATCACTGTGCATGGATGTCGTATATTAAGCTGCAGGTTGGATTATTTTTTAATGGGGTCGAGAAGCATGGTAGATGGTAGTGGGAGGTGAGGTCTAAATGAGCTAGTGGGTGGGTTTTAACTTTTCAGTGACGAAGTGGGGTTAGGTACTGGTAGTTGGTAGTGGAATGGGTGATGGCATCATTTACAGGCTGGGTGCTGGGAtgattttttgggtttttaaAGGGGGTGGGGACCATAAAGTTTGGTTAGGTCCGGTGAAGTGAAAAAGGTAATCGGGAAATGGGACAGGTTGAGATGTAAATTCTTTTTCCCCCTTAACTCACTGGGTGATACAATATTGCTCACCTTCAGGTTACTTCTTTATTTCAGAAACTAGTATATCTGAAGGCTACACGCCAAGGTTGGTGGTAAGCTCCTGCTGTCCTGCTTTGAATTTTACGCATTCTGTACATCCTATTTCGTTTCATATTGTAAATTTGATTGGGGATTCTAGGCAAAATAGTATGGTGGTTGTCCAGATACGGTTGGGTGTTCTTAACAGTTTCCAAGaatcaaacaaattatataCGTCCTCATCAAGTAAATATTCAGGTGTGAAAATTGAGATGCAATGGATTAAAGTTCCCTAATTCACTAATTATCATTTGCCTTATTTGATACTTGTAATTCTTTTTGTGCTCtgttatattaataaaaaatggcAGAATACTTGTCATATGACAAATAATTCGTTCTTATTTAACCAGCTCTGCTACCCGTGCAACCTCGTTGGGTGGGAGGAGATATATGCTCTATCTTAGtcaatttttaaattcttttagcTATTTTCTACTCAGGAAGGAGGCATGCAGCCTCTCCTTCTGTCATTGTCATTGGCGCTGGTCTTTCTGGCATTGCAGCTGCGCGAGCTCTTCATGATACCTCTTTTCAGGTATAAACTtggtatatatatttgtatcagTTTCATGATCATTGATAGTGGTCTTAAAAGTATGAGTTCTTCCAGGTAATTGTGCTGGAATCTCGGGATAGAATTGGCGGTAGAGTTCGAACTGACTATTCTCTTGGTTTCCCCGTTGATTTGGGTGCATCTTGGTAATTCAGTTCTATATACGTGGAGTCTCTGTTAGAGTGTTACCTTCTAACCTCCACCTGAACATCCTCGTTTTAGGTTGCATGGTGTTTGTAATGAGAATCCATTGGCACCTCTTATAGGAAAACTGGGGCTACCCCTTTATCGCACGAGCGAGGATAACTCAGTTTTGTATGACCATGATCTGGAGAGGTTATTTTTTGGCCTTTCAACTTGTTATATGATCATCTTCAAGATGATGAACGTGTTCCATTCATTTTCTGCCAATCATATAGTTTGTATGTGAAATCcacttcaaaagaaaaaaatacacttcaTAACTAAGGCAACTCATTGATAAATTTTAGTGAGAGTTTTTTAgactattttcattttattccaTCACAGTTTTCATGTAAGATCTTTTCTAATTTGTTTGCCAACAAACATTTGAAAATTCTTTTCTAGCATCACCGGGCAGTTTTTTTTGGTGGCTAATATATTATTTCTGTTTTCAGTTATGCCTTGTtcgatatggatgggaaaaaggtTTCTCAAGAACTAGTATCAAAGGTTGGCAAAACATTTGAGAGCATACTGAAAGAGGCATGTTTTCCTCACCATCTTCTCCACTTCTTGCTGCGAATGTTATTTTTCACTGGAAATTCAATGTTTTTGGATTGGGTCTCTGTTGAATCTGGAATATTAAGAATAGGGTAAAGAGAAATAGTAAGAAAGATCAACATAACTCGTCCACAAGGCTTGCATCTTTTGACATAGATGCCGATGTGCCCAAACTTCTAGCTTTTTCTTGCCATCGTCaccctttatatatatatataaatattttggagAAAAATATGAAAGGAAGTCGTAACATATATTCTCTATGTTTTTttaacagttttttttttttgctgtgcCATCTGCAGACGGATGTAATACGACAGGATCATAGTGAGGACATGTCTATGCAACGTGCCATCTCCATTGTCTTGGAGCGGAGACCAGATTTAAGGTTTTATGATGTATAAACATGATTGTTCTCTGATTTATGTCTTTATAAGGCATtacaaagttttttttaaaaattgcatTACAGAATGGAGGGGCTTGCTCAAAAGGTGCTGCAGTGGTACATATGCAGAATGGAAGGGTGGTTTGCTGCAGATGCTGATACCATATCACTCAAATGTTGGGACCAGGTCATTTCCTCATCATTGTTTTCTTTCTGTCATTGTCAAAGATAATTTCAAATACATGAAACTAATTCTTGTGAATGTCTTCTTACATGTCATCTATTCTTTCACAAAAACATTTGAGACTCACCAAAACTAGAGAATATTGCTCCCTAAAACTTGCAAGAAGCTCCCTTGAGCCATTAGAGATGTTCCTAAAATCATTTGGAAATTAAGAGCATGAGCCCGAACTTTGCTTGTTGACCTGAGTGGTTAATACGTTTTGTAACATTTGGGTTTTACAGGAACAGTTGCTTCCCGGTGGTCATGGGCTTATGGTGCGGGGATATCTTCCTGTTATCAACACACTAGCCAAAGGCATCGACATTCGTTTAAGACACCGGTAAGAAATAGTTGGTTGCTCCTACCGATGgattatttttcttcttctctacccCATTTACTTCTAACTTGGCCTTTTGGTTTCTGTTTTATAAAAGAGTGACACAGATTTTTAGGCATCATAATGGAGTGAAAGTAACCGTTGAAGATGGGAGAACCTTTGTAGCGGATGCTGCAGTTGTCACTGTTCCTCTTGGTGTCCTCAAAGCAAATCGCATCAAGTTTGAGCCGAGATTGCCCGCGTGGAAGGAAGAGGCTATTAATGGCCTTGGAGTTGGGCTCGAGAATAAAATAGTCATGCACTTTGAAACCGTCTTTTGGCCAAATGTTGAATTCTTGGGAGTAGTTGCAGATACATCGTATGGGTGCAGTTATTTTCTTAATCTGAACAAGGCCACAGAGCATCCTGTCCTTGTTTACATGCCTGCAGGGCAACTGGCACGGGTCCTCGAGAAAATGTCTGATGAGGCTGCTGCTAATTTTGCTTTTGTTCAACTCAAAAGAATCCTTCCAAATGCTTCTCCACTGGTATTATTGTGTTTTCTATTTCTGTATTCAGGCTCTCtttaatctttttctttttaacttCTTGTGCATGTGAATAATCGAAAAAGGGGAACGAGTTTATTGAAGAAGAGAATTAAAATCTAGCAGAATTCTAGGAACAGCTGCTCCCGACAATTTCTACCTAGCTCTACCTCTAAAAGACACAATCTCTCATAGTGTGCCTTACACTTATAGTTAAATGCTACCCAGTTGTTTCATAatagattaatttttttcttccaGGTTATCGCATAGTTTTGTCATTCTAGTAATTATTTAATAGTATTCGCAAAGCCgaacaattttatttattgaaaccGAAGAGCCTATCACACTGAATTCTTTCTATGAATCACGCAGATACAGTATCTAGTTTCTCGTTGGGGCTCGGACGAAGACTCATTGGGCTCCTACAGCTATGATGTTGTAGGCACACCCCATGATCTGTTTGAGAAGCTAAGAATCCCCGTCGATAACCTATTTTTCGCTGGAGAAGCTACGAGTTTGGATTACACAGGGGCTGTCCATGGTGCGTACTCCACTGGATTAATGGCAGCTGAGAATTGCAGAATGCGTGTCCTGGAACGGTATGGGGAGTTGGAACTTTTCCAGCCAGTCATGTGTAAGGAGGTTTCGGTTTCCATACCGCTGCAGATTTCTCGTATGTAACCTCAAGAGAGTAAGTTGTCGAAAATTTCTGGCATGGGAGATGGAGAGTTTGCTAACACATTAAACGTCTGATTGCTTTGTGAGTAATTGTGGAAATATGAAATATTCCAGAACGAATATGTGTTACTAAAGGAACCGCGAACACCACTCGTgttaaatgaaatctttcaatctacatatatatatttcaaacaaTCTTGCTCAATTTCTTTTTGCatttgtgtatgtatatgtaagaTCTATCATGAAGGTAATGGTCGAGTTTACATTTTTGATGCCTTGCCATTTATTTCAAACGCTTAGAAGTGCATTACcttagtctttttttttttaaagaaaaaagaaagaccCTTACCCGAAAAACTCGAGATAATGACAATTTTCAAGCAGCAACTCGGTTTATGACACAAAACCAACACCAAAAATGTGTGTTCTATCACtctgatattatatttggacaGGAAATACATATATCAGTAAGAATTGCTGTTTCgcataataataacaatttcacaaaaaaaaaaaaaaaatattgctttCTTTGTGATTTCACCTTGTTCGCTGTACAAATGATGGTGTCCTCGAATAATATGTACAGTCACCTTCCCAATGTGTGAGATTGTCTCATtaaagagttccaagcaagcaAAGCAGCACCGACAGCCGGCTCAACCTAGTTTTGTCCAAGGACAAACACAAGAAAAAGCTGAGGTCTTTCAATTCATGAGATGCAGGCTGCCGAGAAGAAGAATGTTTACGGAGAACAAGAGAAACGCAAACAGGTGAAATTGAAGATGCTTATAAGCTAAAACCTAAGTATTGAATGATAATATTCCTGTCAAGAGATACAAACAAAGATGGTAACTCCTGGCATTTTCACTACGAGACGGCGAGAAATTTGAATGACTTGATCTTCTAGTCAAgatatcacaaaacataaaagttctTGATTTTGTATGCACTTCTTGCCTTTATTGGCACAAAGATTAGATTATTGGACGAATGACTGTACCAATTTTAAGAAGAGTCGGCCGGAATTTTGCGGGTTGTGATCATTTTGTTATGAAGAGGTATGATAGTTTCTGGTCCATTTGGTTACCTAATTGCGTAAGGCAACTGTCTCAATTATAATGAAAAGGTTGTTTCTTATGGTTTCTACTACATAAGGCATGGCGTTAAATGCTGTTCTGCATATCCTgctaagataaaaaaaattctgctACCTGCGTAATAAGATTACTTAATCCAAGGATCCACAATCTTGTGGTTGCTAGGTTCAGCCAGGCTCTCAAGTATGAATTAAACTCGGAATTTCACATGGAATCTATAAGAGCTTTGCGACGAAAATATTgagatgaaataaaaaaaaaattagatgatGATATGTCAGAGAGTCTAATGTAAATGGCGTGAAGAAGGGAAGCAAATAAATAAGATATACTCACCTTTGGACGAATAGGAAGAGCCCCAGGGAAGTCCTTGGAGATGCAATTGATTACTTCGCTACCAATGTCCCATCTCTTATTGGCTTCAAGAACACCTCCAACCATTACGAGAGGAAAATTATCCATTTGATCTGAATAGAAAAATTCAGTAGGATTTATAGTGAATGGAATTTGTGGTTTAGGCTTAGTTTTATACTGCCCATACGGCAGATGATAGATTATCAAGAAAACAAATTGTCATCGAGTGCAAAACCAATCTATCCTATTCATGGATGCTTTCAAGTAGGGGAAAATTAGAGTCCAATTAGAAACCCATAAGTAGCATGCAGTCATTCTGATAAAAAAATGTAGAAGCTCAAAGATTTCTCGGAtttcaaacatatatatttggTGTCATTGCCACTTTCAAACCAGGGGCAAAGTTGGAGTAACATAGGCAGATAGTTTAAACGTAgatatgaaatgcaagaaagGCAAAGTATACATCACATGGCAACATAAATTTTAAGTTCTGGGCCCAGGGCATGGCATGACGCACCTTCGCCACATAGCTCCAATCTCTCGACGACAGCTTTCACACTTGAAGCCAACTCTTTAACAGCATCATGTAAAATCTTGTTGGCCACTGGATCACCGGCATCTGCGCAAGAAACCACAACTGGAACAAGAGCAGCTATCCTTGCCCAAGATGGATCTGCATAGGTCCacctaaaatcaaatttaagtGATTCTTAATTCGCAGTATTGCCATTCCAATGATTCATCTTACTCCACATGTCAAATTGcacaagattttaaaaaaaaactgcgCGTACAGGTGCTAGCTTTATCTGGTGCCAATTGACACACACTGCCATATAACTGACTGAATCAAGAGGTATACCACACAGCAGCTCaaagttaatttaaattatcaATGGATCCTTGTTCTCATCTTAGTTTGAGCTCATATGTAAATATGAGCTCCTTTATATTTATTGAAGGAGCCATGACACTACAAAAGTTTTTCGTTCTAGGCATAGTGTTAACAGAAAGGGTTAGGAAACATACAAATACACAGCACAAAGTAGTGAAAAACAAACAAAGGAGTACATTTTGCACACCAATATTATAGCTTACAAGAGGTTTTCCATCACAAACATGGTAAGAAGAGCTACAAATCTAACTGTATGGATAGCTAAATTAGTGTTATTTACACTGCTATCACAGAAAGTGCATCTTCACAAAGCCCAAATCTTGTCTTGAATAAACCCATCAAATCTATAACATCCAACCTTACAAACTTCTAAGTCACATTTCCATCGAAGAAAAACAAATAGCATCTGTTTGGTTGTGTTGTAAACTTGCATGAATGTAACAAACTTTGAGGACAAGAATGAAACAAGGCATGGATATTAGTATACTTTGTAAAATCAAATTCATCTGCAAAGTGCCTGTCAATCAGCTACAGTCATTACATTCATATGCAACTACCACTAGCACATTGAAATTTTATCACTGCTGATCTATACATCAGTAGCATACCCGATTAGTTCATCTGGTGAAGAAAGTTGGAGTTCATGCAAGATACGGTCAATCAGTGTTGTTTCTGGGCCTCGACCATCATGAGCCCTTATAACAGCTGTCAATGCCCGCGCAGCTATACCATACCCACTGAAACTCAACAtaagaaaaataacaaaattttaacctaaaaaaattgaaatgtaGTTGTGAAAAATAAGTAGACTACTTGGAAAGATGCATTGGGCGtataaaacataatttttttcaagGAATCAAGTACAACTGTTAAATATCTAGACTATTCCTTGGTAAACTGTAACTGCCCTAAGTCAGATAAGCTCATTCATCAAAGATTGGAGGTAATAACATCAGATAAATCTTAATCCTTTGACTTTCCCTCCGGTTTAGCAATTCTTTTGTTTGGAATCGCATCTTTCAATTTACGAATGCTTTCCTCAGAATTAGGTCAAGGAAGTCGTAGTAACTGAATTGTCGCCAagtgaaatttaaaaatgaagCCTGAGGCCCAATGGATGGAAGAGATTACCAAAAACTCATCAGTAAGACAGATAAAAAGTTAAATACTGCGTACATGATTGAATGACTTCAAAAAAAATCTTTCTGACAATTATGATAAAACATCTGACGAGTTGCAATTAAACAAGGTCTTTTAAAACTGCAATATGCAAGATTCAGAATATTTTGAAGTCAAAATTTAGAATGATGATAGCAACATTCTATCAATAATTTAGAGGGGCTTAAGTTTTGGAATATGTACATGTATAAAGAAGTAAATACATCTCGACAAAGATGGCATGCATGTACAAGTACTATAAAACCTCTACCTTCCCCAGTCGCCTAAAATTGGTCCAGCACCAGCAGCCCGAGCTTGTCTCCCATCTTCTGTAAATCCATATGCAATGGTACCCGTACCAGCTATGAGAACACATCCATGAAGCTTTCCCATAGTCCCACAAGCCAAAGCTGCCACGGCATCATTCTGGACAAATAATCTGACATGGCTGGGAAATATTTCCCTGAgataaaaatggaaaatgagAACTTAAAAGTCAGAAAAGGTAGTGGCTAATAATGGCAGAGTAAGGGTTAAAAAGGTGTGTcagtttatttaaatttgatagaTCAAGTTCATCAAAGTAGAAATACTCAGAGATCAGTCATCTCACAAACATTCACTGAATGGAAATGTAaaattcttaatattaaattgtCCCAGCAAGTCTCTATACCAAAGTGAGCCAGAGAAATCAGATGGTGTCAACAATGTCATGTTGCAAAACTATCCTCGTCTTATGATGAAATTCGAGCATGTATATAGTGGCGACCAGAACACTTTGGAGATGGAGGTGGGGTAAGCCTTCTAAGTTCTAAGAATGCTGAGTGAAAGTGATTCTAGCTACACTGAAAAAGAATGTATGCAAATGCATAAGGATGCATGGCAAAATAAAATCTTAGTCAAGTAGACCTCAGCCAACTGAGTATTCGATGCTGATCTGTTCGATGATTAACACCAGATACGGAAAGACAAACAGCTTGAACACTAGAACGTGTTGAAGCTGACTTTGAGAGAGCTTCTGCCATAACATGCTCTAAAGTGTCCCTAGCAGCAGTTTCTGTTAGAAAAGGACAAAGAATTAAAACATCAGTCATATCTCCTgttaagaaaaattttgaccAATGCTCAAAAACCACTACAACCgactttaaaaaaaacagtgTATATATCTATATCCCAGCTGCTTTTGCTAGGAATTAATCCACACAACCAATATAATTTTAACTATTCAATGATATTATCCCACCAAGGCACCATGCTAAACTAAAAACATGAGCACGAATTTTCCAGCTCCAACacggaaaataaaaatcaaacgtACAAAACTAACAAAGTACAAAAAACGTAAATATGCATACGTGAAGAGATACAAATATACCTCCAACACTGTTGTGATTGGAGCAGCCAGCCACTGCCCGAGCAAGGATGGGCAGAGGGTCGGGCAGCGGCTGAGTAAATGGTAAGAAAgacatgcacacacacacagtAGAAGTGGTCCCACCATCAATACCCAGGATCACTTTTAGGCCATCAACGCCACcattcaagaacacatcatcGCCACCATTCAACACATTAAAGCCGTGTGCGGCAGCCACCAATTCATGCTCGAAATCCCAGATTTCCCGGTTCCGATACCGCTTCATTTGGTCGTGAAATGAACTCAGAACCGGCAAGAAGTTGCATCTGTTAATATAGTGAAGTGGGCTGTTCGGAGAGGAGATTGTGATTGGTGGGATTAAACTATTTGGGTTTTTGAGAAATATAGTATTTGGCCGGCAACAATGGGACAAACGCTTGAGGTTTAACTCTATGAAATGGACTAGTGTGGAAATTAATTGAATATTGACGTTTTTTATTTGTGGACCCCATCTTGTCATATATTCGACGAAATTTGCGGCACATAGCTAAATGTGAgtttaatttatgtaatatcgaaattttctctctttctgatttaaaaaaaaaaaagtgtttatGCACTCCTTACATTCACAAATATTTTTCGGATTAAAtcgatacaaaatatttaaaatctggtatatatatatgatattgctgaacaaattattttagatctgatacaaaatataaaattttgagtataaaattagAACAAATACATTAATATCAATACTTACTACATTTGTTTGTgtgctcaaatatcatatattagtacctGATTggaatgagtttataatgaatatcatatattattagtatcatatatttaatgttttataccaattttcatttgaaaaacatgtcattaacaaaaaaattgttatactactaaaaaatcatatattaatgtcTGACTTGAAATATTTAgtactcaaatataatatattaatactatattttcaaagttttcatCGAATTTTCATCCGAAAAACACATgtcattaatataaaaaaattatatatatttaggtactaaaaaatcatatattaatgttatatttaaaacatttaatttcgaaaaatcatatatttgtttcagattttatgttttgtaccCAGTTTCATCTTAAGAAAACATGTGAACTGATTGAGTGCAAAAACACTTTTCGGGTTAGTCAAGCACTGCAGAAAAAATTATATCTGATATGGGATGGACACACATTTAACTATTAAGATGAATATTTATTGATCATTTGCTCTTGAATCAACGAAGAAATGGCTTTGCATagaataatattttgacataaaaataatatttattctcgTAAGAGATACAGTGACATACAAGTTTTTTGTGTATGTAAAGTgtgtattttaaagaaaattctACTCAATTTATCATTTTCTGATTCaacttttatattaaaaaaaatacatgtataTGTTATGCTAACAGGtatttaaatagtaaaaatacATTGTTCTAAAGCACAATTTAATATATGTacgtatatttatattatttgttttactCACTTGTATTTAATAGACAAGcataataattcaaaattttgctAACTAGTGGTCAGTTATAAGTGACAGATAAAAACTATATTATACTCTAATTTAGGCATGCATATAATTTGGAAGGCATAAAATGGAATATCGGTTATACCACATTTTAATAGTAATTTTTTTGCTGCGGGTATAGGCATGGTGGTGCGCGACGAAAAGAAAAAATTCATTATAGTCAGAACATTTTTTATGAAAAGACTACGATGTGtcaaaaaagagaagaaaactatAGATCTATTTGAAGCTCTGTCATGGATATGCAACACAGATTTCACAATTGTTCTCTTCGATGTGGATACACAGCTAGTCTTCCTAGCTGTGAAGACAACAAATACGGATTTGACTGAGTTTGGAGGCATTATCGAGCAATGTTGAGAATTATTATCTGTAAACTCAAATTTCTAGGTTCATCTTGTTCGTAGACAAGCAAACGAGATTGCTCATGTATTACTAAGTATTCTTGTTTTTATGTTTACTCTTTTTGTTTGGTTGGAAACACCAATATGTATTGGTGATTTTTGAGTCTATACTTTGATATTTCTAATTCTAAATGAATGGatgttttatgtttaaaaaattagtaattttttGAAGTATAAATACTAAATAGAAATAAAAGTCAGGTAAATTATAAACTCATATAGTCATATAAGATCATCatacggatcaattttgtgaaacgaatcTTCAATCGATCTTAttcgtaaaaaaatattatttttatgttaaaaataataatttttattttaaatatgaatcagatggattcgtctcataaaaaaaacttgTGAAACCCTCTTATAAGAAATCTATTAACATATATACGAGTGTGTAACCAatggattttttaaatataacttttttcagatgacaaataaataaactaaaCTAAAtgtatgataataataataaaaaaattgggcagtctatttttatttttataaggttgtgtataaaagaataaaatatgtTGGACGGCTAGTAGGAATCAGGGTAATGaagacatttttttaaaaaatttttttttattactgtACAAATACTTTCTGTTCTTCCTcaattttagcattttaatttgACTTCACTAAATAAAGCTGCTGTTGGGACTTATTATTTTTTGCTTAGTAGGAATAATCTTCtcaattttatatttcattggtttttatttaatgaattattttttatatataaattattttcaagTTACGTTTAGTTTGCTTGATAAGATTATGTGGATAAATAATAatgtgattattaaaatatttgtgtagGTTGTGAAATAGTTTTGAATAAAGAATAATATGTGATGATGTCCGGATACATTAGGTGAGTTGGGTGGACAATCTACCGAACATAGTTGTTATTTCTCTATGAATATTTTTGACCTGATGGGATGAACATGATTGGTCTGACATGGCCTGGTGGGATGAGCTTGGCCTGGCATGGTGGGATGAGCGTGGGTGGTCTTACCTGGCCCTGTGGGATGAGCCTGGATGGCCTGGTTTGG
This window of the Primulina huaijiensis isolate GDHJ02 unplaced genomic scaffold, ASM1229523v2 scaffold20025, whole genome shotgun sequence genome carries:
- the LOC140966039 gene encoding uncharacterized protein isoform X1, translated to MTRWGPQIKNVNIQLISTLVHFIELNLKRLSHCCRPNTIFLKNPNSLIPPITISSPNSPLHYINRCNFLPVLSSFHDQMKRYRNREIWDFEHELVAAAHGFNVLNGGDDVFLNGGVDGLKVILGIDGGTTSTVCVCMSFLPFTQPLPDPLPILARAVAGCSNHNSVGETAARDTLEHVMAEALSKSASTRSSVQAVCLSVSGVNHRTDQHRILSWLREIFPSHVRLFVQNDAVAALACGTMGKLHGCVLIAGTGTIAYGFTEDGRQARAAGAGPILGDWGSGYGIAARALTAVIRAHDGRGPETTLIDRILHELQLSSPDELIGWTYADPSWARIAALVPVVVSCADAGDPVANKILHDAVKELASSVKAVVERLELCGEDQMDNFPLVMVGGVLEANKRWDIGSEVINCISKDFPGALPIRPKVEPAVGAALLAWNSLMRQSHTLGR
- the LOC140966039 gene encoding uncharacterized protein isoform X2, which codes for MTRWGPQIKNVNIQLISTLVHFIELNLKRLSHCCRPNTIFLKNPNSLIPPITISSPNSPLHYINRCNFLPVLSSFHDQMKRYRNREIWDFEHELVAAAHGFNVLNGGDDVFLNGGVDGLKVILGIDGGTTSTVCVCMSFLPFTQPLPDPLPILARAVAGCSNHNSVGETAARDTLEHVMAEALSKSASTRSSVQAVCLSVSGVNHRTDQHRILSWLREIFPSHVRLFVQNDAVAALACGTMGKLHGCVLIAGTGTIAYGFTEDGRQARAAGAGPILGDWGSGYGIAARALTAVIRAHDGRGPETTLIDRILHELQLSSPDELIGWTYADPSWARIAALVPVVVSCADAGDPVANKILHDAVKELASSVKAVVERLELCGEGVLEANKRWDIGSEVINCISKDFPGALPIRPKVEPAVGAALLAWNSLMRQSHTLGR